A single window of Butyricicoccus intestinisimiae DNA harbors:
- a CDS encoding M20 metallopeptidase family protein, translated as MQPTVQELLSSAQEIKQEILADRRTIHQNPEVGTHLPATKAYVMKRLIELGYEPQELCESGIVATITGKDTGRCMLLRADMDALRIQEQTGLPFQSENGSMHACGHDMHTAMLLGAAKLLRNYQKQINGTVKLVFQPDEEGFTGAKSMLQAGVLNNPKPQIGLALHVNSGTPSGLILCGRGTFMAGCTLFCIAVHGVGCHGAMPETGVDPLNIAAHIYLSLQELISREISAKQPAVVTIGHMQGGQAPNIIPQSAILEGTIRTFDRDLTARIMQRIEAIAKCTAQAFRGSAEVTELASAPPLVNDPDLVNQMADFAQQLVGEQAVYRLDEGGMGSEDFASYTYELPCAYLLLGAGTPNENPLYGKPMHNEKVVFNEDVLPLGAALHTWCALNWLSQ; from the coding sequence ATGCAACCAACAGTTCAGGAATTGCTGTCATCCGCACAGGAAATCAAACAGGAAATTCTTGCAGACCGCCGAACCATTCATCAAAACCCGGAAGTCGGCACACATCTTCCTGCAACCAAGGCTTATGTGATGAAACGGCTTATCGAGTTGGGCTATGAACCGCAGGAACTATGTGAGAGCGGCATTGTCGCGACCATCACCGGAAAAGACACCGGACGCTGTATGCTTCTCCGTGCAGATATGGATGCTTTGCGCATACAGGAACAGACCGGCTTGCCTTTTCAATCCGAAAACGGTTCTATGCACGCCTGCGGACACGATATGCACACAGCGATGCTGTTGGGCGCAGCCAAGCTGCTTCGCAACTATCAAAAGCAGATAAATGGCACTGTCAAGCTGGTCTTTCAGCCGGATGAAGAAGGATTCACCGGTGCCAAATCCATGCTGCAGGCAGGTGTGTTAAACAATCCTAAGCCGCAAATCGGTTTGGCGCTGCATGTCAATTCCGGCACACCATCCGGTCTGATTCTGTGCGGACGCGGCACATTTATGGCAGGCTGTACGCTGTTTTGCATTGCCGTTCACGGCGTTGGCTGTCACGGTGCCATGCCGGAAACCGGCGTGGACCCGCTTAATATCGCCGCTCACATTTACCTGTCTCTGCAAGAGCTGATTAGCCGAGAAATTTCGGCAAAACAGCCTGCTGTCGTAACCATCGGACACATGCAGGGCGGACAGGCTCCCAATATCATCCCGCAGAGCGCCATCTTAGAAGGCACGATTCGCACCTTTGACCGAGACCTTACCGCGCGCATCATGCAGCGCATAGAGGCCATCGCCAAGTGCACCGCGCAAGCATTTCGCGGCAGTGCAGAGGTAACTGAACTTGCGTCCGCTCCCCCGCTTGTAAATGATCCGGATTTGGTCAACCAGATGGCAGATTTCGCCCAACAGCTTGTCGGCGAACAGGCCGTATATCGTTTGGATGAAGGCGGCATGGGCTCGGAAGATTTTGCCTCGTACACATACGAACTGCCGTGTGCGTATCTGCTCTTGGGCGCCGGTACACCAAATGAAAATCCGCTGTACGGCAAGCCCATGCACAATGAAAAAGTTGTGTTCAATGAGGATGTTCTCCCGCTGGGCGCAGCCCTGCACACATGGTGCGCGCTGAACTGGCTATCTCAGTAA
- a CDS encoding 3-hydroxyacyl-CoA dehydrogenase family protein, translating into MNIQSIVVAGAGTMGSSMAQIFAGYYDNVVIYNHREVTLNKAKQRIQDNVQTLVQVGTMTQTQAQRLLGALSYTTEWDCFSSCDLVVENLAENLPIKQAFYEKISQVVKPSTIIATNTSGLSINILAQSVRGAHRFIGMHWFNPPHLIPLIEIIKGDATDDNTAQTIYDLSLKINKKPVVVHRDVPGFVANRLQFAVLREALDLVQSGVISKEGIDDVMKYGLGFRYACLGPLEVSDFGGLDTFYHISSYLMKDLCNSGDVPELMKQHYDAGEYGVKSGAGFYDYSGDKAQQATKERDEKFLKLYHALYE; encoded by the coding sequence ATGAATATACAATCAATTGTTGTGGCGGGTGCCGGCACGATGGGTTCTTCTATGGCGCAGATTTTTGCGGGATACTACGACAACGTTGTGATATATAATCATCGAGAAGTGACGCTGAACAAGGCGAAACAGCGGATACAGGACAATGTGCAGACTTTGGTGCAGGTGGGGACGATGACGCAGACACAGGCACAGCGCTTGCTCGGGGCACTCTCGTATACAACGGAGTGGGACTGTTTTTCGTCCTGTGACTTGGTGGTAGAAAATTTGGCGGAAAACCTGCCGATCAAACAGGCGTTTTATGAAAAAATCTCACAAGTGGTAAAACCGTCTACGATCATTGCCACCAATACCTCAGGACTGTCCATTAACATCTTGGCGCAGTCTGTGCGCGGTGCGCATCGGTTTATCGGTATGCACTGGTTTAATCCGCCGCATCTGATTCCACTCATTGAAATTATCAAAGGTGACGCGACAGACGATAATACCGCACAGACGATTTATGATTTGAGCTTGAAAATCAACAAGAAACCGGTTGTCGTTCATCGGGATGTGCCGGGATTCGTGGCGAACCGCTTACAGTTTGCTGTTTTGCGCGAAGCACTGGATCTGGTGCAGAGTGGTGTGATTTCAAAGGAGGGCATTGACGATGTCATGAAATACGGGCTTGGATTCCGATATGCCTGCTTGGGACCGCTGGAAGTTTCTGATTTTGGTGGATTAGACACATTTTATCACATCAGCAGCTATTTGATGAAGGATTTGTGCAATTCCGGAGACGTGCCGGAGCTGATGAAGCAGCATTATGATGCCGGAGAATACGGCGTGAAAAGCGGTGCGGGATTTTATGATTATTCTGGCGATAAAGCGCAGCAGGCAACCAAGGAGCGCGATGAGAAGTTTTTGAAACTGTATCATGCGCTGTATGAATAA
- a CDS encoding S-layer homology domain-containing protein, producing MKKNITSSVRKCIAGVLSMAVMAGSMAVPALAADNTQSDSLLTYQVADGLNLNDTTAFADSATAWQYADKISSHVDTSVAAMRAIFAQRKVSIVDYGAQPHAVFDIVEGTYKKSDADAKAEAELAKTNTKAIYAAIKAVSEAGGGTVVVPAADGQVFYTAPIHLEDNVNLCIEKNATLKFTTDTSLYCGDLMKEVYGDTVDEQGLTLTRFESVELMNYSPLIYAYGKKNIALTGEGTLDGQASVGDGEHPETMVWQQWKKKRTYANGTTVEAQNAAVNKLYGQGQTDVPVAERQYGESEHEEWSGADDGFLRPNFIQPYNCQNVLIEGVSIKNSPMWEINPVLCDTVLVDGVSINSHLHNNDGCDPECTSNMVIRNNSIDVGDDCMAIKSGRNGDGLRINRPSFNIVLENNTFVDGHGGVTIGSEITAGVKNIFSESNEMNSDDLEAAYRFKTNYIRGGTIENVYYRNDHVKMVKSTKPVILVDLNYDIKNEVKRMEAFGVNYKAYIPQFKNVLFENVSVNAADEAGKGGKYALQLNGFDVSSIASSCTVEPGTPDCYISDFTIRNSSFVGSEQNFQMTNVDGLTMENVSMTGSTAADSLSKCKNLTFKNCDFTGSKTQRSVFGATEGVTLTGSVFDGDYTDVPADTWYTDAVYAAREAGTMLGMSDKIFAPDAQLSRAQVAQILYNRAGRPAHSDTQAFADVDKDAWFYDAVQWAAENGVASGMGNKKFAPNEAVTREQLAQFLYAEAGTPAASGTLDFVDANTVSGWATPAVTWTVQNHVISGDKQSDGTLLLNPRGNTTRAQTAVMLNNLAS from the coding sequence ATGAAAAAGAATATCACATCGAGCGTTCGAAAGTGTATCGCAGGCGTGCTGAGCATGGCGGTTATGGCCGGCAGCATGGCAGTTCCGGCACTCGCTGCGGACAACACCCAGAGTGATTCTCTGCTGACCTATCAGGTGGCAGACGGATTGAATCTGAATGACACAACGGCATTTGCCGATTCTGCGACAGCGTGGCAGTATGCAGACAAAATCAGCAGTCATGTTGACACGTCGGTTGCAGCTATGCGTGCCATCTTTGCACAGCGCAAGGTGAGCATCGTGGACTATGGCGCACAGCCGCACGCTGTTTTTGACATTGTGGAAGGCACATACAAAAAGTCTGACGCAGACGCAAAGGCAGAAGCGGAGCTGGCAAAGACCAACACCAAGGCGATTTATGCAGCAATCAAGGCAGTCAGCGAAGCCGGCGGCGGCACAGTTGTCGTTCCGGCGGCAGACGGTCAGGTATTCTATACCGCACCGATTCATCTGGAAGACAATGTCAATCTGTGCATTGAAAAGAATGCGACGCTGAAGTTCACCACGGATACCAGCCTGTACTGCGGCGATCTGATGAAGGAAGTTTATGGCGACACGGTAGACGAGCAGGGCTTGACTCTGACCCGTTTTGAGAGCGTAGAGCTGATGAACTATTCTCCGCTGATTTACGCATACGGCAAGAAGAACATCGCGCTGACCGGTGAAGGCACGTTGGACGGTCAGGCAAGTGTTGGCGACGGCGAGCATCCGGAGACCATGGTATGGCAGCAGTGGAAGAAAAAGCGCACCTATGCAAACGGCACGACCGTCGAGGCACAGAATGCGGCAGTCAACAAGCTGTATGGTCAGGGTCAGACCGATGTTCCGGTTGCTGAGCGCCAGTACGGTGAGTCCGAGCACGAAGAGTGGAGCGGTGCAGATGACGGCTTCCTTCGTCCGAACTTCATTCAGCCGTACAACTGCCAGAATGTCCTGATTGAAGGCGTTTCTATTAAGAATTCTCCGATGTGGGAAATCAATCCGGTTCTGTGTGATACCGTTTTGGTAGACGGCGTTTCTATCAACAGCCATCTGCACAACAACGACGGCTGTGATCCGGAATGCACCAGTAATATGGTTATCCGCAACAACTCGATTGATGTTGGTGATGACTGCATGGCAATCAAGTCCGGCAGAAACGGCGATGGTCTGCGCATCAACCGCCCGAGCTTTAACATCGTGCTGGAGAACAACACATTTGTTGACGGCCACGGCGGCGTAACCATCGGTTCGGAAATTACCGCTGGCGTCAAGAACATTTTCTCCGAGAGCAACGAGATGAACAGTGACGATCTGGAAGCAGCATACCGCTTTAAGACCAACTACATCCGCGGCGGCACGATTGAAAATGTGTACTATCGCAACGACCATGTCAAGATGGTAAAGAGCACCAAGCCGGTTATTCTGGTTGATCTCAACTATGACATCAAGAACGAAGTCAAGCGCATGGAAGCTTTCGGCGTCAACTATAAGGCATACATCCCGCAGTTCAAGAATGTGCTGTTTGAAAATGTATCCGTCAACGCAGCCGATGAAGCAGGCAAGGGCGGCAAGTACGCACTGCAGCTCAATGGCTTTGACGTCAGCAGCATTGCAAGCTCCTGCACCGTAGAGCCGGGCACACCGGATTGCTACATTTCCGATTTCACCATTCGCAATTCCAGCTTTGTCGGCAGTGAACAGAATTTCCAGATGACCAATGTTGACGGTCTGACCATGGAAAATGTCAGCATGACCGGCAGCACCGCAGCAGACAGCCTGTCTAAGTGCAAGAACCTGACCTTTAAGAACTGTGATTTTACCGGTTCTAAGACCCAGCGCAGCGTATTCGGAGCAACCGAAGGCGTTACCCTGACCGGTTCTGTATTTGACGGTGACTACACGGACGTGCCGGCTGATACTTGGTACACGGATGCTGTATATGCAGCACGGGAAGCAGGCACGATGCTTGGCATGTCGGATAAGATTTTTGCACCGGACGCACAGCTTTCCCGCGCACAGGTTGCACAGATTCTGTACAACCGCGCAGGCAGACCGGCACACAGCGACACACAGGCATTTGCCGATGTAGACAAGGACGCATGGTTTTATGATGCTGTTCAGTGGGCTGCCGAAAACGGCGTAGCAAGCGGCATGGGCAACAAGAAGTTTGCACCGAACGAAGCAGTTACCCGTGAGCAGCTGGCACAGTTCCTATATGCAGAAGCAGGCACACCGGCAGCATCCGGCACACTGGACTTTGTCGATGCCAATACCGTTTCCGGCTGGGCAACACCGGCTGTCACTTGGACAGTACAGAATCACGTGATTTCCGGCGATAAGCAGTCGGACGGAACGCTTCTGCTCAACCCGCGCGGCAACACAACACGCGCACAGACTGCAGTGATGCTGAACAATCTGGCATCCTAA
- a CDS encoding sugar kinase, which produces MAKVVTFGELMLRLAPNGYYRFFQNDQMQATFGGGEANVAVSLANYGMDVSFVTKLPEHAIGQAAVNSLRYFGVDTSKIVRGGDRVGIYFLEKGASQRGSVCIYDRAHSSIQEASASDFNWDEIFDGAEWFHFTGITPALGANVVEICRDACKAAKERGVKISCDLNYRGKLWTRDEARAAMTDLCQYVDVCISNEEDAKDVFGIEAENTDIYGGKLNKEGYKSVAKQLADKFGFEKVAITLRTSISASDNDWAAMLYDGENYCFSKEYHLRITDRVGGGDSFGGGLIYALMNGKSTQAAVEFAVAASALKHSVEGDYNRVTVAEVEKLAGGDGSGRVQR; this is translated from the coding sequence ATGGCTAAGGTAGTAACTTTCGGTGAACTGATGCTTCGCCTTGCTCCAAACGGATATTATCGTTTTTTTCAGAATGATCAGATGCAGGCAACCTTCGGCGGCGGTGAAGCAAATGTCGCTGTATCGCTGGCAAACTACGGCATGGATGTATCGTTTGTCACCAAGCTGCCGGAGCATGCAATCGGTCAGGCAGCTGTAAACAGCCTGCGTTACTTTGGCGTAGACACCTCTAAGATTGTCCGCGGCGGCGACCGCGTTGGCATCTATTTCTTGGAGAAAGGTGCTTCGCAGCGCGGCTCTGTATGCATTTATGACCGCGCACATTCTTCGATTCAGGAGGCATCTGCTTCTGATTTCAACTGGGATGAAATCTTCGACGGCGCAGAGTGGTTCCATTTTACCGGCATCACACCGGCACTGGGTGCAAATGTTGTGGAAATCTGCCGTGATGCGTGCAAGGCAGCCAAGGAGCGCGGCGTCAAGATTTCCTGCGACCTGAACTATCGCGGTAAGCTGTGGACCCGTGACGAAGCACGTGCAGCAATGACCGATCTGTGCCAGTACGTTGATGTTTGCATCTCCAACGAGGAGGATGCAAAGGACGTATTCGGCATTGAGGCAGAAAACACGGATATTTACGGCGGCAAGCTCAACAAGGAAGGCTATAAGTCTGTAGCAAAGCAGCTGGCTGACAAGTTTGGCTTTGAAAAGGTTGCCATCACGCTGCGCACATCCATTTCGGCGAGCGACAACGACTGGGCAGCAATGCTGTATGACGGAGAGAACTATTGCTTCTCGAAGGAATACCATCTGCGCATTACCGACCGCGTTGGCGGCGGCGACAGCTTTGGCGGCGGTCTGATTTATGCGCTGATGAACGGAAAGTCCACACAGGCTGCTGTAGAGTTTGCTGTTGCAGCTTCTGCACTCAAGCATTCTGTAGAAGGCGACTACAACCGTGTGACCGTGGCAGAAGTCGAAAAGCTGGCAGGCGGTGACGGCTCCGGCAGAGTACAAAGATAA
- the eda gene encoding bifunctional 4-hydroxy-2-oxoglutarate aldolase/2-dehydro-3-deoxy-phosphogluconate aldolase — translation MNTMNQAISEIGVVPVIKLNNPERDAAPLAKALCAGGVPVAEVTFRAAGAPLAIKVMKETCPDMIVGAGTVTTAAQIDEAIEAGAQFIVTPGMDEDLVKYAQEKKIAIYPGCTTPSDYHTALKYGLEVLKFFPAEQSGGLAKIKAMSAPFPQFKVMPTGGVSLKNLKEYLSSPIIAACGGSYMVSATLIDNQKWDEITDLCKQSREIVKEARA, via the coding sequence ATGAATACAATGAATCAAGCAATTTCCGAGATTGGTGTTGTACCTGTTATCAAGCTGAATAATCCGGAGCGCGATGCGGCGCCGCTGGCAAAGGCACTGTGCGCAGGCGGCGTACCGGTAGCAGAAGTGACGTTCCGCGCAGCAGGTGCACCGCTCGCCATCAAGGTGATGAAGGAAACCTGTCCGGACATGATTGTCGGCGCAGGCACGGTAACCACCGCGGCACAGATTGATGAAGCCATCGAAGCCGGCGCACAGTTCATTGTAACGCCGGGTATGGATGAAGATCTGGTGAAGTACGCGCAGGAAAAGAAGATTGCAATTTATCCGGGCTGCACGACACCGTCCGATTACCACACCGCACTGAAGTATGGTCTGGAAGTGCTGAAATTCTTCCCGGCTGAGCAGTCCGGCGGTCTGGCAAAGATCAAGGCAATGAGTGCTCCGTTCCCGCAGTTCAAGGTTATGCCGACCGGCGGCGTGTCCCTGAAGAACCTGAAGGAATATCTGAGCAGCCCGATCATCGCGGCATGCGGCGGTTCTTACATGGTATCTGCAACGCTTATCGACAACCAGAAGTGGGATGAAATCACAGATCTGTGCAAGCAGTCCCGCGAAATTGTAAAGGAGGCACGTGCATAA
- the uxaC gene encoding glucuronate isomerase, with amino-acid sequence MKAFMDSEFLLSTETAQELFHTYAEKTPILDYHCHINPQEIAEDRQFENITQVWLGGDHYKWRQMRSNGVDEYYITGGASDREKFQKWAETLDKAIGNPLFHWSHLELQRYFGYHGVLGADTAEEVWNLCNEKLKQPEMSVRNLIRQSGVTLICTTDDPADDLKWHKVIAADDSFDVKVLPAWRPDKAMNLEKPEYLDYLATLGEAAEMKIASFADLKEALCKRMAFFDSMGCRASDHALEYVMYVPASEEEIEAIFSKRLAGETITREDELKFKTAFMLAVGAEYARLGWAMQLHYGCKRDNNTGMYNKLGPDTGYDCINNYAPSSQTADFLNALNETGKLPKTIIYSLNPNDDEAIGTILGCFQNSDAVGKIQQGSAWWFNDNKTGMMKQMTSLANLGLLGNFIGMLTDSRSFLSYPRHEYFRRILCELLGSWVENGEYPKNMNKLGAIVKGISYNNAVNYFEFPLETK; translated from the coding sequence ATGAAAGCATTTATGGATTCTGAATTTCTGCTGAGCACGGAAACGGCGCAGGAACTGTTTCATACTTATGCAGAGAAAACACCGATTTTAGACTATCACTGCCATATCAACCCGCAGGAAATTGCGGAGGACAGACAGTTTGAAAACATCACCCAGGTTTGGCTGGGTGGTGACCACTACAAGTGGCGTCAGATGCGTTCCAACGGCGTAGACGAATACTACATCACCGGCGGCGCTTCTGACAGAGAAAAGTTCCAGAAATGGGCAGAAACTCTGGACAAGGCAATCGGCAACCCGCTGTTCCATTGGAGTCATCTGGAGCTGCAGCGTTACTTTGGCTATCACGGTGTGCTCGGCGCAGATACGGCAGAAGAAGTTTGGAATCTGTGCAATGAGAAGCTGAAGCAGCCGGAAATGAGTGTGCGCAATCTGATTCGTCAGTCCGGCGTTACGCTGATTTGTACGACGGACGATCCGGCGGATGATCTCAAGTGGCACAAGGTCATCGCGGCAGATGACAGCTTTGATGTAAAGGTTCTGCCGGCATGGCGTCCGGACAAGGCAATGAATCTGGAAAAGCCGGAATATCTCGATTATCTGGCAACGCTGGGTGAAGCTGCCGAAATGAAGATTGCTTCGTTTGCGGATCTAAAGGAAGCACTGTGCAAGCGCATGGCATTCTTTGATTCCATGGGCTGCCGTGCATCCGATCATGCATTGGAATATGTCATGTATGTTCCGGCAAGCGAGGAGGAAATTGAAGCGATCTTCTCCAAGCGTCTGGCGGGCGAGACCATCACCCGTGAGGACGAGCTGAAGTTCAAGACGGCGTTTATGCTGGCAGTCGGCGCAGAGTACGCGCGCCTCGGCTGGGCAATGCAGCTGCATTACGGCTGTAAGCGCGACAACAACACCGGCATGTACAACAAGCTGGGTCCGGATACCGGCTATGACTGCATCAACAACTATGCACCGTCCAGCCAGACCGCAGATTTCCTGAATGCACTGAATGAGACAGGCAAGCTGCCAAAGACCATTATTTACAGCTTGAACCCGAACGATGATGAGGCAATCGGCACGATCCTGGGCTGCTTCCAGAATTCAGATGCCGTTGGCAAGATTCAGCAGGGCAGTGCTTGGTGGTTCAATGACAACAAGACCGGCATGATGAAGCAGATGACTTCTCTTGCAAATCTGGGTCTGCTGGGCAACTTTATCGGTATGCTGACCGATTCGAGAAGCTTCCTGTCTTATCCGAGACATGAGTACTTCCGCCGCATTCTGTGCGAGCTTTTGGGCAGCTGGGTAGAAAACGGTGAGTATCCGAAGAACATGAACAAGCTTGGCGCAATCGTCAAGGGTATTTCGTATAACAATGCTGTAAATTACTTTGAATTTCCGTTAGAGACCAAGTGA
- a CDS encoding TRAP transporter large permease, protein MSTAILCGLIILITLIIMLIAGVPIAVALGVSSVCAILPIMDFDVAVLTGAQRIFSGISVFSLLAIPFFILAGNIMNKGGIAIRIINLAKVITGRTPGALAQTNVLANMLFGAISGSGTAAASAMGSIIGPIEKEEGYDPSFSAAVNVATAPTGLLIPPSNVMITFSLVSGGASVAALFMAGYIPGILWGLACMAVVYFMAKKRGYRSTAKYTAAEAFKIFLQALPCLLLIIIVIGGIIAGVFTATEGSVVAVVYSLILSLVFYKSIKLKDLPKIFIESAEMTGIIIFLIGVSGIMSWVMAFTNIPEAVSAGMLAISSSKIVILLLINIILLVVGTFMDMTPAVLIFTPIFLPICEALGMNMIHFGIMMIFNLCIGTITPPVGTTLFVGVKVGGVKIETVIRQLLVYFAAIFIVLLLVTYIPQLSLWLPSLMGYV, encoded by the coding sequence ATGAGTACTGCTATTTTATGCGGCTTGATTATTTTAATCACGCTGATTATCATGCTGATTGCCGGCGTACCGATCGCCGTTGCACTTGGCGTTTCCTCCGTATGTGCCATCCTGCCTATCATGGACTTTGATGTTGCAGTTTTGACCGGTGCACAGCGAATCTTTTCCGGCATTTCCGTCTTTAGCCTGCTTGCGATTCCATTCTTTATTCTAGCGGGCAACATTATGAACAAGGGCGGCATCGCCATCCGTATTATCAATCTCGCTAAGGTTATCACCGGCCGCACGCCGGGCGCTTTGGCACAGACCAATGTTCTGGCAAACATGCTGTTCGGCGCAATTTCCGGTTCCGGTACCGCCGCAGCATCCGCAATGGGCTCAATCATCGGCCCGATCGAGAAGGAAGAGGGCTACGACCCGAGCTTCTCCGCAGCAGTAAACGTAGCAACCGCTCCGACGGGTCTGCTGATTCCGCCGAGCAACGTTATGATTACCTTCTCTCTGGTATCCGGCGGCGCATCGGTTGCAGCACTGTTCATGGCAGGCTACATCCCGGGCATTCTGTGGGGTCTCGCTTGTATGGCAGTGGTATACTTCATGGCAAAGAAGCGCGGCTATCGCAGCACCGCAAAGTACACGGCTGCTGAGGCATTTAAGATTTTCCTTCAGGCGCTCCCGTGCCTGCTGCTGATTATCATTGTAATTGGCGGCATCATCGCCGGCGTATTCACCGCAACCGAAGGTTCTGTCGTTGCTGTGGTATACAGCCTGATTCTCTCTCTGGTATTCTACAAGTCGATTAAGCTCAAGGATCTGCCGAAGATTTTCATCGAGAGTGCAGAAATGACCGGCATCATCATCTTCCTGATTGGTGTATCTGGCATCATGTCTTGGGTTATGGCGTTCACCAACATTCCGGAAGCAGTTTCCGCTGGCATGCTGGCAATCAGCAGCAGCAAAATTGTCATCCTCCTGCTCATCAACATCATTCTGTTGGTTGTTGGTACCTTTATGGACATGACTCCGGCAGTTCTGATTTTCACCCCGATCTTCCTGCCGATCTGCGAAGCACTGGGCATGAACATGATCCATTTCGGCATCATGATGATCTTCAACCTTTGCATTGGCACCATCACCCCGCCGGTTGGCACGACGCTGTTCGTTGGCGTAAAGGTCGGCGGCGTCAAAATCGAGACGGTCATCCGTCAGCTGCTGGTTTATTTCGCAGCAATCTTCATTGTACTTCTGCTTGTTACCTACATCCCGCAGCTGTCTCTGTGGCTGCCGAGCTTGATGGGTTACGTATAA
- a CDS encoding TRAP transporter small permease → MKALTSIRKGIDTVLSYACGIVFAFMVCVGTYQIVTRYFFNSPSTVSEELLTYSFTWMALLAAAYVFGKRDHMRMGFLADKIEGTPRKVLEIVIELLVMAMVGCIMIFGGVSIMKLTMTQSTASLGIPMGIVYAILPISGVLIFVYGILNIIDLWHGTERETREVKE, encoded by the coding sequence ATGAAAGCGCTTACATCAATTCGAAAGGGCATTGACACCGTCCTGAGCTATGCGTGTGGTATTGTTTTCGCCTTCATGGTATGCGTTGGCACGTATCAGATCGTAACACGCTACTTTTTCAACAGCCCGAGTACCGTTTCCGAAGAGCTGCTGACATACAGTTTTACCTGGATGGCACTGCTTGCGGCTGCTTATGTATTCGGCAAGCGCGACCACATGCGCATGGGCTTCCTCGCAGACAAGATTGAGGGAACACCGAGAAAAGTACTGGAAATCGTCATTGAACTGCTTGTTATGGCAATGGTAGGCTGTATCATGATTTTCGGCGGTGTATCCATCATGAAGCTGACAATGACCCAGAGCACGGCTTCTCTGGGCATCCCGATGGGCATCGTTTATGCGATTCTGCCGATTTCCGGCGTCCTGATTTTCGTCTATGGTATTCTGAATATCATTGACCTGTGGCACGGCACGGAGCGGGAAACCCGCGAAGTCAAAGAGTGA
- a CDS encoding TRAP transporter substrate-binding protein: MRRMKKWIALVLCLCMFSVSCLALTGCSSVGDGKKIIRIAHSQSETHPEHLGLLKFKEYVEENLGDKYEVQIYPNELLGSQKKAIELTQTGAIDFTLVGTPNLENFADVYEVFSMPYLFTSEEAYHAAMMDTDYMDKIYESTDEAGFRVLTWYDVGSRSFYAKKKIETPADLKGLKIRVQESPASIKMANAFGAAASPMSFGEVYTAIQQGVIDGAENNELALTNNKHGEVAKYYSYNRHQMVPDVLVGNLKFLNSLSDDEMKVFKEAAALSTEVEREEWSKQVEQAKKIAQEDMGVTFVDVDVQPFKEAVKDVQKEMLADNPDIKDLYEHIQTFNAKYEGKGDD, from the coding sequence ATGAGACGTATGAAAAAATGGATTGCCCTCGTGCTGTGCCTGTGCATGTTCAGCGTAAGCTGTCTTGCACTCACAGGCTGCAGCTCCGTGGGAGATGGGAAAAAGATTATTCGAATTGCACACTCTCAGTCAGAAACACATCCGGAGCATCTGGGACTTCTGAAGTTTAAAGAGTATGTAGAAGAGAACCTCGGAGATAAATATGAGGTTCAGATTTATCCGAACGAACTGCTCGGTTCGCAGAAAAAAGCAATCGAGCTGACACAGACCGGTGCCATTGACTTTACACTGGTTGGCACCCCAAACCTTGAAAATTTCGCTGATGTATATGAAGTATTCAGCATGCCGTATCTGTTCACTTCCGAGGAAGCGTATCATGCAGCGATGATGGATACCGATTATATGGACAAGATATATGAATCCACCGATGAAGCCGGCTTCCGTGTCCTGACTTGGTACGATGTTGGTTCCCGCAGCTTCTACGCAAAGAAGAAGATCGAGACACCGGCAGACCTGAAGGGTCTGAAGATCCGCGTACAAGAAAGCCCGGCAAGCATCAAGATGGCGAATGCCTTCGGCGCAGCTGCTTCTCCGATGAGCTTCGGCGAAGTATACACCGCCATTCAGCAGGGCGTTATCGACGGCGCAGAGAACAACGAGCTGGCACTGACCAACAACAAGCACGGCGAAGTAGCCAAGTACTACTCCTACAACCGTCATCAGATGGTGCCGGACGTGTTGGTTGGCAACCTGAAGTTCCTGAATTCTCTGTCCGACGACGAGATGAAGGTATTTAAGGAAGCTGCTGCACTGTCCACCGAGGTAGAGCGTGAAGAGTGGAGCAAGCAGGTAGAGCAGGCAAAGAAGATTGCACAGGAAGATATGGGCGTTACCTTTGTAGACGTTGATGTACAGCCGTTCAAGGAAGCTGTCAAGGACGTACAGAAGGAAATGCTGGCAGACAATCCGGACATCAAGGATCTGTATGAGCACATCCAGACGTTCAACGCAAAATATGAGGGGAAAGGTGACGATTAA